The stretch of DNA GTAGATGATAGCAGTGAGGTTGAAGGAATTGATTTGGGAACATTTGGACAACCTGTTGGCCCTCCTCCTGGATTTCCAGGGAATGATGATGAGCATGATGATTTAGACATTGatgatttatgatttatgataattatgtttgaactttgaagttatgttttgtattttagagataatttctaTGTCTCTTTGTAAGAAGGTTGGAAAACATTTCTATGTATTTTGTTTGTCTACTGTAAcattttagagataatttctatgtattttatattttgtattatgtTTGTGTACTATAACTTGGAAAACATTATTATGAGAAACAAGGTTGTACACAATGTGTGGTTGTATTATGtgaatttttctgggttcatgggGGCTGTTTTGGGTGATTGGTTGTGAAAATTCTGGGTTCATGGGGGCTGTTTTGGGTGATATATTCAGTGGGTTTTGCTGGGATTTTGGTTGtgaatttttctgggttcaaGGGGGCTGTTTTGGGTGATTGGTTGTGAAAATTCTGGGTTCATGGGGGCTGTTTTGGGTGATATATTCAGTGGGTTTTGCTGGGATTTTGGTTGtgaatttttctgggttcaaGGGGGCTGTTTTGGGTGATTGGTTGTGAAAATTCTGGGTTCATGGGGGCTGTTTTGGGTGATATATTCAGTAGTAGTAGCTGCTCTTGTGAagataccttttttttttttggttattaagAAAGTTGCTgtctttttcatcttttagaATTCTTTGAATTGGAATTGAGGTGGGTTTTCAATTGTGAGGTGATCTTGACTTTATTTGATTAGAAATTTGATGGGTTTCTTAAttggttactttttttttttgttccagtAGATTTGTAAGTGAAACTTTATTGGGATTATTGATTGTATATGTGTGGTGTGCGTGTATTTGGGGTGGGTTTAAGTTTGCAAGACTTGATATAGGATTATGTTAATCAGATAGATCagctattttgtttttatggatttttcaTAGAATTTTGATCTTACATTTGTTTTATAAGATGGTATGTGTTTATTAGGCTTGAAATTTGAGATTGGATCAGcctaatcaaattaattttctcttggtttgggaaatatattttttaaaattttgtattggttttgtttatttgaaatGGTGTTAGTCATCATGGCTAAATTTGGAATTTGGGATTAGGCTAATGTCAAATCAAAtgattgccttttgttttctgAGAACTTTGCTGAGAAATATTGATTTTTGAAATGGAGTCATGTTTAGTCAATTGAAATTGGTTTATGTTTATGAGACATGAATTTTGGGATTGGTTTTCATTAATCAAATATTACAATTACCTATTAAAATTTCAGTTGAAGGTTGTgatctgggttttgtttctttttgttgatcCCGTTCAGTTATAGGTTATTTTATCAGTGCTGAACAAAGCAACGGGGCTGTGGGTTGGTTTCTTGGTTGTTAAAATTGCAGGGCATACAACTGAAATATAGGGGAATGTgaacatttttcattttctaaatgaATTAGACTATTctagttaattttatttatttatttattaatttaatgtttttatatatatttaaaataattattaaattaattatgacgtcatcacggttcgaccccggttcgacctcggttcgaccttaaaacccttgaacctctctcttttacggttcaatgaacggtccgggtctgaaaaccttgccCCAAATGCATGTGCTAGCCGGTCCCGCATTGAATAACGCCGTGTGGTTCCTAGTCCTACGTACACCTTCCTACCAGTTTAGTTTAAAGCCTCCATTTATAGTTCACTCCTGTTAGTTCGCACACAACTAAGACCTGGCAATCAATGGACCACCATACCTAAAAATTAAACTCCCTTGGCCCAATATAACACAGCAATAATcctttttgatttctttgttgttattgttattatgacATTTTTTCCTTCAAGAAATCTTGGCCAAGATGGCATTCTAAGTTGTTATGATCTTAAATTAAGGAcggatcaaaattttttgtttggggcAGACATAAAACTATCGATTTAATTTGCAAGTtaagagaaaaatcaaagtAAGCATATGTGCATTATATATGGGCTTTAACTTCATGTGGGCTGGACCATGGTGCATGGTGCACCCAACATACACATCCAACCCAAAGGCAAAAGAAAAGTTatggaaaactgaaaaataatcaaaaaagaaaaagatgatgaCATCCCTACAATTTATTGGGAAATGATTTCAGAATACCATACAAGTTTGAAGGCAAGTGCACACATTACACATAGATTTGAAATGTTTGATACGTATACAAATTCAGGGAATCTCTAGGCCGCCAGTAGCATAGTTTTGGTAACTGCGACTCTTCATTAAGTCAGTGAGAGGTGAATAATAAGCAGCTCCCATAATTCCTTTTCTAATGATTTCCTCATACTCTTTCCACCACAGCATGAAGCTACTCCGCGGCAAGAAAATCTCAGGCGATACTGCATAGTTTTTCATCAAACTCAAAACATAGTTTTCAAACTCAACCAGGTTGTGCTTTGATGATTCTTTCTCCCCAATACTTGATTCTCTACTACTCAACAATTCGCATGAAATTCGAGCCTCCTCAACATGTGCCCAAAAGCAAGAATCCTCCGTTAGACTAGAAGCCACATTTTGCTTCTTCAACTGACTTGGATTGCTTGCAGGTTTCTCTATTTCTTTAAGCCATTGCTCCAATTGTTTGTAATGTTTAGGCCTTCCTTGGTTTATGTAGTCTTTTAGACCCTTATTGTAGTATTCAGCTATGTCCAATGGTTCACACATCCTTCGGTAATTTGTTCCCGCAAAGAGCCATCTGGTACGAAAGGAGGCACCTTCCTTCTGGGGCTTTTTCTCTGCTTCATCAACCATTTCTTCCCAGTAACAAGTGAGGATTTTCTTATACCTTACCACATTAAGATCACTTAAATTGCCTGAATTCTTGTAGCTATCATAGTATCCAATTCCCTTATCCTTAAAATGTTTCTTGTACCATTCCAAGTAGgccatatttatttttatgtcattCAACTTCTTGGAAGGATCAAAAACTTGCCTCTTCAGGATTACCAACTTCTTTTCCTGTCTTTCTGTCCTTGTAATCAGATTGTCGATGCCATTGTTCCTCTGTTGTTGCTGCAATGACTTATAAAAATGAGTTGGGCTATTTTACAAGGTAGAAATTTTAGCCATGTAAGAGATATGAGAGGTTTTGGTTAGTTGTTAATAGTTGAGCTCTTCATTCTTTACATTGTTTTATTCAATGTCTTGTTTAACTAAGCGTATCGTCAATCGTGTCTGAACCATAGCATGACAAATGGGTCAAATAAGCATTGTAACCATatgcaatttataaaaaaggtTTGTAAGTAAATTACCTGGGGCCGCACCAGTCCAATTGCTTCTAGTTGTGTAATGATGCCTGCCTCAAATGATTTTGTATTCCTTTTAACCAATTGTGTAGTATCCTTACAAATTACCTTATGGTTGAGATGTTGGACAAGTGCTTCATAGAACTCCAAAACTTGATTAGGATTTTGATTTTCTGGACCCTCTAAGTAGGTTGCTGTCAACAAGTCCAAAATGGATTGAGAATCCTCAAAACAAGCACAGCCCAATTCCGAATGCAAGAGAAATGTACCAAAAGGCTTGTAAATTGAGTCAATGGGATTGTGGGGTGAAATTAAGACTCTGGGAATTGGATCCTGATCAGAAACTACATGCAAAAAGCAAGAGTTCCATGTTGGATATTTTGATGTGGCTTCTTGCAGCCCATCATCACCTACAAGGGGTGAACCAAAAGTGATGCAAAGTGGGCGTGTTTTGGTGCTTgataaattgattttttctaGTAGCCATAAGGTGAATAGAGAGGCAACTGATCCTCCCAGAGAGTTTCCAGTAATAATTACTGGTTTGGAATCAATCTGCATTAAGATATAAATCTTACATTAATGTTGATAATAGGATGAGTGACATTCTTAAAGACTAAAGttcttttgattaattaaaaaaggGTCTATAATATCTTCtccaaaatgttaaatataatCCTAGTTAATAAAATACACAGATGGCAGCATATGTCACACGTAAGATGATTGACatgtttctcaaccaaaaaaaaaaaaagtaaatatttttctcaaaagaaCTCTCGTTTGCCACTCATTTGCCATACGAAAcaaaaatcctattaaaaatATGTCTTTTATAATTAAAAGCATAAAATACGCTAATAATACATATCTTATTTTTACTAAGCTTTATACAGCAGAAgattatcaaaattaataccTTTTactttaatgttttattattcatattaaacatcaatgttttcttattttaatttatagtcttgaattttttatctattaaaaattttctgcaatttgattttttatatgttaGTCATACTACGGCCATATATATATGGCCGTAGTATGACTAATATatacaattatttaaaattagagcttctttctctttttttaaataaaaatggggggtcaaaaaattgaaaaaatgtattaaatatactaaatgctcaattagttatttttttaacaatatcttGTGAAATTATATGAGGTAGCATAAGTATCCTACTAATTTGGAATGtagaagaaaattaatttaaaattctttaataaaaaatattcattcaagtTTGTAATAtgtaattctatatatatatatatatatatatatatattttcatctGTTTATTCAGGATTTTAAgtatattttcttaaatctaTTAACTatgattataaaataaaaagaacatagTAATGTGATATCATGATTTTCAGTCTTGGACTATTCAAAAAATCgataaaaaaaaggttcaaaacCTTTAAAGTCTGACCGTGATAAAgtcattattttaaataattaaataatataaaataaataaataaatacaaaaaattagtagtatagactaaaatagtatttaaactggtcaattttttatatgaattaaagataaaaagatatttttcataatttattaggaaagttatataaatattatcctactattatttcaaatatatatttcacaTCCATACCATATagcaatatttcaaaaagattaaTTTGCTAATAGCCTAATATATTCAAATGACATAGGAATACTCAAAATGATTACCTGTacgaaaagaaaagaaaagaaatgaaaaaaaaaaggtacagcGCACTCATGAGATATTGACCGGATGAGAGGGCCAaaatctttatttaatttttttaataaaaaatttgaataacgCTAGTATCATACAAAATGACACAATTTGTATCATAACTTGCTCACATGGCGAGTTGCGGTTTAAATTCTGCCATTTTATGTAGTATTAGCATTGCTCAGAAAAATTCTCTATTttcccaaaacaaaaccattcCTAATGCATCATGCAAGATTCCTAATGCATCATGCAAGCAGTAATATAGATTATAGAGTTACtctcaaaatatcattttatgcaataattaataattatagttttttttatatacaaaatagaaattctactctaatatAATTTAgctgtatatgtgtgtgaaattctctcttaaaaaacttaaatttcatCCCTTGCCTCCTACATCCCACTAGCACTTATAATTAAAATCTTGTTAATATGTTATTATATTTCATGATAAAATTAGTAGACTAAGAATATATAGTTggttataatttatttatcagCAGGATACTAGCcgttaaaattagaaaaaataaatctgaAATATCTTAAATTTACGGgttggaaaaaataatatatacatatatatatatatatatatatatatgtattggagtaataaaataattaaataacaatcatcacaaaattttttttgttaaattaaatatgtcaaacattatcttctcaaaaaaacaaaaacaaaaacatcaatAGTGACAATGAGATATCGTTCTCTTCATATCTTTTCAATATTAACGatatttaattgttttgtttaataccctaataataataatagaaatgatattttttaaatttaaacctTCATGTTAATAACGATCATGATACCAATAATATATTGACAAGTACTAGCGACCACATTTCTGGTCAAGCAGAGTCAGCAGACACAATAGAAAATGGGAAAAcgtagcaaaaaataaaagtagctGGTTAACTACGACCTGGTTATCAATTATATTGAAAGTTTAAGAAAATTAGACTTTGTTCTAGAAGTTTGTCAATTGACTCAGTTGCAGTTCATGCTTTAAActtttgtcaaaaaagaaaaaaaaaaaaagaaaagaaaaaaaggaaagaattttCGGGGCATAGAGGTACCTGAGATTTCAAGGAGGGGAGACTATCACGGATTGAGGCAAAAAGCTCAAGTGCAGCTTTGTTAATGGAGAATTGTGGGTTGGTTTTGGTGCACAGGAAttcaaagagaggaaaagactCCTTTAGAGTTGATGATGAAACCAAATCCTCTCCTCCTCCACCCTGAATAATATAGTCTTTGGAACAAGCAGGCCAAGTAAAGAAAGCTATGGTGGtactgtttggttgctgagaaactTTGTACCTTACTGACAAAGATTGCTGTTCATTTTGATTGATTTCACTGTACAGGTCCCGAACTGCAGCCCAAGAATGGTACAGAACACCAGAGCTGACCACCAAATTGGCCAACTCTAACCCACCGCTAAATCTGTcatcaagaaacaaaaaagcTAAGAAATCATGATGCATCAAAGAAGGAAAACAAGCTGaacaaaagaaatgaaaatggtTTTTACTTACAAGTGAATTCGGCTCATCCTCTGTTACTTTGTTCGATCTACTTAGAAAATCAGCAACGTATAATATAGAATATATTGTGTCTTGTTAGTTATAACATCGATGAGAATCAATACCAAAATTAGCTGAGTAATCTAAATTTCGTAGAACAAAAGCATAGATTGAAGTCAACGACAATATGCTAAAGAttcctaataaaaaatttaagagaaaGACCATTTATATGCTAAAGAATTATGTTGTTTAGCATTTTAGCCTATCAATTTTCCGTCTTTCATTTCTTGGGCCCCACAACTAAAATATGTGAACCCAAGCCCTTTTTAGGGACTGGTGGCCTTATGCGGGACCATGATGGTTGTTGGGTTAAAGGCTTGTTTATTCGTTTAGGACAGAACTCCAATCTTATGGGTGATTATGGATGGTTAAATAGGGTCTTCAAATGGAATGAGgtctttttttatatactaaaaatttgttttatttatttatttattttttccttctctctttttccatAGCATTACCTAAggacacaacttttttttttttatacaattatttttataagaagtTAAGACAGTAAGTTATGATTTAAGTGATATCACTTTCGCATAATTCACAATTGACACTATTTTTATTAGGGAAAAGTTAACGAATATCATAAAAGTATtgatatatgatatatttaaaaaaaaatttatgagaaaaaaattaaaattttgacaactttttaacAATTACCCCTTTttattatgcataaaaatacaattattgTTAAAGTTATTTGGATAAAATACGTATTTGGTCAGTTGATGTgacaataaactaattttttattttgatcgtTTGCTATGCcaacaattttcatccaaaaaataacggtagtgactaaattgacatgacactaaaaggttagagaccaaattgacacaattgaaatgttaggaattaaattgaaatataacgTAAAAGATAGAGactaaatacataaattaccctaaagtttttttattatgcacaaaaatatttgcatttattttttgggttggtttaAAGCGAGCAAAAGTGTAAATGAACGTGAACCTATGATTTTTATATGTTAACTACCGGTAACAATTTGGACTTATTTCTAAACAAGAGGCAACCTACTCCTTATATGAATTGCTCCTTTCACTCTCAAAATCCtattttttgacttttgttGATTAATTTCCAATATTTTCCCAACTAACCAATTATgaatattaaatgaaaaatgtaGGAAGTATTAGCAAATCAAGAATGATCTTGTTGGGGAGAATTATGCTAGGCTATTTCAATGGTATAGAAAATAGAGTGGCCTTTCCTTGCTGTGAGAGACGAATATTAaacaatgccaaaaaaaaaaaaaaaaaatcctttgatAATGATGACTAAAAGTGTTTTCATCTAAATACATCCAAGTATCCAACTCAATTTATTGGGAAAAAGATGATGATGTCTCTACAATTTATTGGGAAACGATTTCAGAATACCATACAAGTTTGAAGGCAAGTGCACACATTACACATAGATTTGAAATGTTTGATACATATACAAATTCAGGGAATCTCTAGGTCGCCAGTAGCATAGTTTTGATAACTGCGATTCTTCATTAAGTCAGTGAGAGGTGAATAATAAGAAGCTCCCATAATTCCTTTTCTTATGATTTCCTCATACTCTTTCCACCACAGCATGAAGCTGCTCTGCGGCAAGAAAATCTCAGGCGATACTTCATGGTTTTTCATCAAACTCAAAACATAGTTTTCAAACTCATGAATCAAGTTGTGCTTTGACAATTCTTTCTCCCCAGTACTTGATTCTTTGCTGCTCAACAATTTGCATGAAATTCGAGCCTCCTCAACATGTGCCCAAAAACAAGAATCCTCCGTTAGACTAGAAGCCACGTTTTGCTTCTTCAACTGACTTAGATTGCTTGCAGGTTTCTCTGTTTCTTTAAGCCATTGCTCCAATTGTTTGTAATGTTTAGGCCTTCCTTGGTTTATGTAGTCTTTTAGACCCTTATTGTAGTATTCAGCTATATCCAGTGGTTCAATCATACGTCGAAAATTTGTTCCTGCACCGAGCCATCCGGTACGAAAGGGTGCACCTTCTTTCTGGGGCTTTTTCTCTGCTTCATCGACCTCTCCTTCCCAGTAATGAGTGAGGATTGTCTTAAACTTTACCACCTCGATATCAGTTTGGGAGCTTCCATTCTTGAAGCTATCATAGTATCCAATTCCCTTTTCCTTAAAACACTTCTTGTACCATTCAAAGAAGgccatatttatttttatttcattcaaCGTTTTGGAAGGATTAAAACCCAGCCCCTTGGACATTACCAATTCCATTTCTTGTTTCTCTATCTTTGTGATCAGATTGTCGAGGCCATTGTTCTGCCCTTGTGGCTGcaatgactttcaaaaataagttGGACTACAAGTGGAATTATAAAGGGTTTCAATGGCAAAGATTTTACAAGGTAGTAATTTTAGCTTTGTATGAGATATTAGAGATTTTGATTACTTTGTTGATCGATGTGTTATAAGTATGtgattaaatattaaatttatcatatcctaataatttaaacttctagaacaattattaatttaacaaGGTATCAAAACAGTAGATCCTGAGCATTTCAATCTTTACATTACAACATCTAGGTGTATCATATATCATATGGGAACCATAAAATGAGATATAGCACAAATAAgcattgtaattttatttgatccaaaaaaaagttgtgattGAGCTACCTGTGGTCGCATTAGTCCAATTGCTACTAATTGTATAATAATGCCTGTACGTAGTGGAGGTGTAGTCCATTGAAGCAACCCTGTGGCATCCCCACAAATTACCTTACGATTGAGAAATTCCACAATCTTTATGTAGAGCTCCAAAACTTGATTAGGATTTTGATTTCCAAGACCCTTTGAGTAGGTAGCCATCAACAACTCCAAAATGGTTTGAGAGTCCTTAAAACAACCACATCCGGATTCCGAATACAAGAGAAAAGTCCCAAAAGGCTTGTAAACATTTGTTTGTGAAGCCGATTCAGTGGCAGGAGGATTGTGGGGTGAAATTAGGACTCTTGGGATTGGATCTTGGTCAGAAACTACATGCAGAAAACAAGAGTTCCATGTTGGGTATTTCAATATGGCATTTTGCAAGCCATT from Quercus lobata isolate SW786 unplaced genomic scaffold, ValleyOak3.0 Primary Assembly Scq3eQI_205, whole genome shotgun sequence encodes:
- the LOC115973024 gene encoding senescence-associated carboxylesterase 101-like; translated protein: MSRIHLFSGGLELANLVVSSGVLYHSWAAVRDLYSEINQNEQQSLSVRYKVSQQPNSTTIAFFTWPACSKDYIIQGGGGEDLVSSSTLKESFPLFEFLCTKTNPQFSINKAALELFASIRDSLPSLKSQIDSKPVIITGNSLGGSVASLFTLWLLEKINLSSTKTRPLCITFGSPLVGDDGLQEATSKYPTWNSCFLHVVSDQDPIPRVLISPHNPIDSIYKPFGTFLLHSELGCACFEDSQSILDLLTATYLEGPENQNPNQVLEFYEALVQHLNHKVICKDTTQLVKRNTKSFEAGIITQLEAIGLVRPQSLQQQQRNNGIDNLITRTERQEKKLVILKRQVFDPSKKLNDIKINMAYLEWYKKHFKDKGIGYYDSYKNSGNLSDLNVVRYKKILTCYWEEMVDEAEKKPQKEGASFRTRWLFAGTNYRRMCEPLDIAEYYNKGLKDYINQGRPKHYKQLEQWLKEIEKPASNPSQLKKQNVASSLTEDSCFWAHVEEARISCELLSSRESSIGEKESSKHNLVEFENYVLSLMKNYAVSPEIFLPRSSFMLWWKEYEEIIRKGIMGAAYYSPLTDLMKSRSYQNYATGGLEIP